The proteins below are encoded in one region of Candidatus Thiodiazotropha sp. LNASS1:
- a CDS encoding hydrogen peroxide-inducible genes activator, translated as MTLNELRYIVAVAQKRHFGHAAEACYVSQPTLSVAVKKLEEELGVGLFERGQGEVSLTAAGERIVTQAQRVLEEAGMIRQLASQSVDQLVGPLRVGAIYTVGPYLFPHLVPQLKQLASDMPLVIRENYTAVLTEQLKQGDLDVILISFPYDEPGIVTRPLYDESFSVLLPMKHPLTEFETITIQQLQEENVLLLGEGHCFREQVKQICPGCVNKGNGDANQQENLEGGSLETIRYMVASGIGITVLPDTAIGTEYLRWDLLTTRHLAVKSPQRRIGLAWRKSFPRPQAVNLLWESIRTCQLHGVNLVSEPAQLAVG; from the coding sequence ATGACACTTAACGAACTCCGATACATCGTGGCAGTGGCGCAGAAACGCCACTTTGGACATGCTGCAGAGGCCTGTTACGTTAGCCAGCCGACCCTCAGTGTGGCAGTGAAAAAACTGGAGGAGGAGCTGGGTGTTGGGCTTTTTGAACGTGGTCAGGGGGAGGTGAGTCTGACAGCGGCGGGTGAACGCATCGTAACCCAGGCTCAGCGGGTGTTGGAGGAGGCCGGCATGATACGCCAACTCGCCAGCCAGAGTGTGGACCAGCTGGTGGGTCCTCTGCGGGTGGGAGCCATTTACACGGTAGGGCCCTATCTGTTTCCTCATTTGGTACCGCAACTTAAACAACTGGCAAGTGATATGCCCCTGGTGATCCGGGAAAATTACACTGCCGTACTGACAGAACAGTTGAAGCAGGGGGATTTGGATGTGATCCTTATCTCATTCCCCTATGACGAACCAGGGATTGTTACCCGCCCACTCTATGATGAATCCTTTTCCGTACTGTTACCCATGAAGCATCCGCTGACCGAGTTTGAAACAATCACCATACAGCAGCTTCAGGAGGAGAATGTTCTACTGCTCGGTGAAGGCCACTGTTTTCGCGAGCAGGTTAAGCAGATCTGTCCGGGCTGTGTGAATAAAGGCAACGGTGATGCCAACCAGCAGGAGAATCTGGAGGGGGGCTCATTGGAAACGATTCGCTATATGGTGGCCAGCGGAATCGGCATCACAGTACTACCCGATACGGCGATTGGAACCGAATATCTGCGCTGGGACCTGCTTACCACCAGGCATCTGGCGGTGAAGTCGCCTCAGCGCCGTATTGGTCTGGCCTGGCGGAAAAGCTTTCCTCGCCCCCAGGCGGTAAACCTGCTTTGGGAATCGATTCGCACCTGCCAGTTGCATGGAGTGAATCTGGTATCGGAACCTGCCCAGCTGGCTGTCGGCTGA
- a CDS encoding DUF4124 domain-containing protein, with the protein MKQTLLLALLLPFLTVASAETYRWVNEEGVVTYSQSPPPDVKAETVKIRTTPAGSGFDSKKQLEELRQRLADSAEDRALKKAQKKEQAEIKAENRKNCNTARKNLEQLTALGNRLYKTEDGYVRLTEEDRQKKMQQAREQIKEHCKR; encoded by the coding sequence GTGAAACAGACACTTTTACTCGCGCTATTACTTCCATTTTTAACCGTCGCTTCCGCTGAAACCTATCGCTGGGTCAACGAAGAGGGCGTGGTAACCTACTCACAATCACCACCACCGGACGTCAAAGCTGAAACCGTGAAGATAAGGACTACACCCGCGGGCAGTGGCTTCGATTCAAAAAAGCAACTTGAAGAACTGCGGCAAAGACTGGCAGACAGTGCCGAAGACAGGGCACTGAAAAAGGCGCAGAAGAAAGAGCAGGCTGAAATCAAAGCTGAAAACAGGAAAAACTGTAATACTGCCCGAAAGAATCTGGAGCAGCTCACGGCCTTGGGGAACCGTCTGTACAAGACTGAGGATGGCTATGTCCGCCTGACCGAGGAGGATCGCCAAAAGAAGATGCAGCAGGCGAGGGAACAGATCAAAGAGCACTGCAAAAGGTAA
- the ilvC gene encoding ketol-acid reductoisomerase, with protein MNVYYDKDCDLSIIKGKTVSIIGYGSQGHAHANNLQDSGVNVVVGLREGSPSAIKAQNAGLTVKSIEEAVQTADVVMILAPDEFQARLYREQIEPNIKESAALAFAHGFAIHYNQIVPREDLDVIMIAPKAPGHTVRSEYQKGGGIPDLVAIYQDATGTAMDTALSYASAIGGGRTGIIETTFKDETETDLFGEQAVLCGGAVELVKAGFETLTEAGYAPEMAYFECLHELKLIVDLMYEGGIANMNYSISNNAEYGEYVTGPRVINDESRKAMREALRDIQSGEYAKQFVSEGALGYPSMTAYRRLNEAHPIEQVGERLRAMMPWIKKIVDKSKN; from the coding sequence ATCAACGTTTATTATGACAAAGACTGCGACCTGAGCATCATCAAGGGAAAGACGGTCTCCATTATCGGCTACGGCTCACAGGGTCACGCCCATGCCAACAATCTGCAGGACTCGGGTGTGAACGTCGTCGTCGGTCTGCGTGAGGGCTCTCCTTCGGCCATCAAGGCACAGAACGCAGGACTGACGGTGAAGTCGATCGAAGAGGCGGTGCAGACCGCCGATGTGGTCATGATCCTGGCCCCTGACGAGTTCCAGGCCAGGCTCTATCGCGAACAGATCGAGCCCAATATCAAGGAGTCTGCGGCGCTCGCCTTTGCCCATGGTTTTGCGATCCACTATAACCAGATCGTGCCGCGGGAGGATCTTGACGTAATTATGATCGCGCCCAAGGCGCCCGGCCACACCGTACGCAGTGAATATCAAAAGGGTGGTGGCATACCCGATCTGGTTGCTATCTATCAGGATGCCACAGGCACGGCCATGGATACTGCCCTGTCTTATGCCTCCGCCATCGGCGGTGGTCGAACCGGAATCATTGAAACCACCTTTAAGGATGAAACCGAGACCGATCTGTTTGGTGAACAGGCGGTGCTGTGCGGTGGTGCCGTGGAACTGGTCAAAGCCGGTTTCGAAACACTTACAGAAGCGGGTTACGCACCCGAGATGGCCTATTTCGAATGTCTGCATGAATTGAAATTGATCGTCGATCTGATGTATGAGGGAGGCATCGCCAACATGAACTACTCCATCTCCAATAACGCAGAGTATGGTGAGTATGTGACCGGCCCCAGAGTGATCAACGATGAGAGCCGCAAAGCGATGCGGGAGGCTCTGCGCGACATTCAAAGCGGCGAGTATGCCAAGCAATTCGTTTCTGAGGGCGCCCTTGGTTATCCTTCGATGACCGCCTACCGCCGACTCAATGAGGCTCACCCCATCGAGCAGGTGGGTGAGCGTCTAAGGGCCATGATGCCTTGGATTAAAAAGATCGTGGATAAGTCAAAGAACTGA
- a CDS encoding proline--tRNA ligase → MRTSNFPLHTVKETPADAETASHKLMLRAGLIRKLAAGLYTWLPLGLRVLRRVENIVREEMDRAGALEVLMPTVQPAELWQESGRWEQYGPELLRLHDRHQREFCYGPTHEEIITELARNELRSYKQLPVNFYQIQTKFRDEIRPRFGVMRAREFLMKDAYSFHLNQDSLQQTYEVMHQTYSRIFSRCGLDFRPVAADTGSIGGSGSHEFHVLAESGEDAIAFSTISDYAANVELAEAVAPVGERPAPGMEMTLVDTPDAKTIQELVAQFDQPIEKTVKTLVVKASEEMDTELVALLVRGDHDLNEIKADKLTQAASPLQFAEEAEIRAAIGAGPGSLGPVKLPIPYIVDRTVAKMADFSAGANQDGKHYFGINWGRDLPEPTEIADLRNVREGDPSPDGQGILTIARGIEVGHIFQLGKKYSDAMNATVLDENGKAVVMTMGCYGIGVTRVVAAAIEQHHDDKGIAWPTALAPFQVALCPMKMDKSQRVRETVEKLYADLQAAGIQVLLDDRSVRPGFMFADMELIGIPHRIVVGEKSLDGGKVEYRGRQESENSFIPLEEIVGFILDR, encoded by the coding sequence ATGCGTACTTCAAACTTCCCTCTACACACCGTCAAGGAGACACCCGCCGATGCCGAGACCGCAAGCCATAAGTTGATGTTGCGTGCCGGTTTGATCCGCAAGTTGGCGGCCGGTCTCTACACCTGGCTCCCCCTGGGCCTGAGGGTACTGCGCAGGGTGGAGAACATCGTGCGCGAGGAGATGGACCGGGCCGGTGCCCTGGAAGTGCTGATGCCGACAGTGCAGCCCGCCGAACTATGGCAGGAATCGGGCCGCTGGGAGCAGTACGGCCCTGAGCTGCTGCGCCTGCACGACCGCCACCAGCGGGAGTTTTGCTACGGCCCCACACACGAGGAGATCATCACAGAGCTGGCGCGAAACGAGCTGCGCAGTTACAAACAACTGCCGGTCAACTTCTACCAGATCCAGACCAAATTCCGGGATGAGATACGCCCCCGCTTCGGCGTCATGCGCGCCCGCGAGTTCCTCATGAAGGACGCCTACTCCTTCCACCTTAACCAGGACTCCCTGCAGCAGACCTACGAGGTGATGCACCAAACCTACTCCCGCATCTTCAGCCGTTGCGGCCTCGATTTCCGCCCGGTGGCGGCTGATACCGGCAGCATCGGCGGCAGCGGCTCTCATGAGTTCCACGTGCTGGCCGAATCGGGCGAGGACGCCATCGCCTTCTCCACCATCAGCGACTACGCCGCCAACGTGGAGCTGGCCGAGGCGGTTGCACCGGTGGGGGAGCGTCCGGCACCCGGTATGGAGATGACCCTGGTCGACACCCCGGACGCCAAGACCATCCAGGAGCTGGTGGCACAGTTCGACCAGCCCATCGAGAAGACAGTCAAGACCCTGGTAGTAAAAGCATCGGAGGAGATGGATACCGAACTGGTGGCCCTGCTGGTGCGTGGCGACCACGACCTGAACGAGATCAAGGCGGACAAGCTGACCCAGGCGGCCTCCCCATTGCAGTTCGCCGAGGAGGCGGAAATCCGCGCCGCCATCGGTGCCGGCCCCGGCTCCCTCGGTCCGGTCAAGCTGCCGATTCCCTATATCGTCGACCGCACGGTGGCCAAGATGGCCGACTTCAGCGCCGGCGCCAATCAGGACGGCAAACACTACTTCGGTATCAACTGGGGCCGCGACCTGCCGGAGCCGACGGAGATTGCCGATCTTCGCAACGTGCGGGAGGGCGATCCCAGCCCCGACGGTCAGGGCATACTCACTATCGCCCGTGGCATCGAGGTGGGCCACATCTTTCAGCTCGGTAAGAAGTACAGCGACGCCATGAATGCCACCGTTCTCGACGAGAATGGCAAGGCGGTGGTAATGACCATGGGCTGCTACGGCATCGGCGTCACCCGTGTGGTGGCAGCCGCCATTGAACAGCACCACGACGACAAGGGTATCGCATGGCCTACCGCCCTGGCCCCCTTCCAGGTCGCCCTCTGCCCCATGAAGATGGATAAATCCCAGCGGGTGCGGGAGACAGTGGAGAAGCTGTACGCCGATCTGCAGGCCGCCGGCATCCAGGTACTGCTCGACGACCGCAGCGTGCGCCCCGGTTTCATGTTCGCCGACATGGAGTTGATCGGCATCCCCCACCGCATCGTGGTAGGTGAAAAATCCCTCGACGGAGGCAAGGTGGAGTACCGGGGACGCCAGGAGAGTGAGAACAGCTTTATTCCCCTCGAGGAGATTGTCGGATTCATCCTTGATCGATGA
- a CDS encoding acetolactate synthase 3 large subunit — MELSGGEIIVQCLKDEGVEHVFGYPGGAVLHIYDAIFKQKDVKHILVRHEQAAGHAADGYARATGKPGVVLVTSGPGATNAVTGIATAFMDSIPMVILTGQVPTPVIGSDAFQEVDTVGITRPCVKHNFLVKRLEDLAETIKKAFYIATSGRPGPVVVDIPKDVTDPGIKIPYKYPNKVKMRSYNPVIKGHLGQIKKAVKIMMEAERPVFYTGGGVVLDDAAKPLTDLVDKLGFPITQTLMGLGAYPGSGRNFLGMLGMHGTYEANMAMHETDVLIAVGARFDDRVTGHVKQFCPDATIIHIDIDPSSISKNVRVDVPIVGPVKQVLRDMLKVVDEGDVQPGKQALKQWWEQIEKWRSMDCLKYDQKSEQIKPQHAVEILHKVTKGDAYVTSDVGQHQMFAAQFYRFDKPRRWINSGGLGTMGFGLPAAMGVQMAFPKAEVAVVTGESSIQMCIQELATCLQYELPIKIILLNNGYMGMVRQWQEFFYESRYSQSGMSVTPDFVKLTESYGHVGMRVDKTKDLEGAMKEAFSLKDRLVFLDVVVDPSENVYPMIAAGKGHHEMYLSPGSELV; from the coding sequence GTGGAACTCAGCGGTGGCGAGATCATCGTTCAATGTTTGAAAGATGAGGGTGTGGAGCATGTGTTCGGTTATCCGGGCGGTGCTGTACTGCATATCTACGACGCTATTTTCAAACAGAAGGATGTGAAACATATCCTGGTGCGCCACGAACAGGCGGCGGGACACGCGGCCGACGGCTATGCGCGCGCCACCGGCAAACCGGGCGTCGTTCTGGTGACCTCCGGCCCGGGGGCAACCAATGCGGTGACTGGCATTGCCACGGCCTTCATGGACTCAATCCCGATGGTAATTCTTACCGGCCAGGTCCCGACGCCGGTGATCGGCAGTGATGCGTTTCAGGAAGTCGATACGGTTGGCATTACACGCCCCTGCGTGAAGCACAACTTTCTGGTCAAGCGGCTGGAAGATCTGGCCGAGACCATCAAGAAGGCCTTCTACATCGCCACCAGCGGCCGTCCCGGGCCGGTCGTGGTCGATATACCCAAGGATGTGACGGATCCTGGGATCAAGATTCCCTATAAATATCCCAACAAGGTCAAGATGCGCTCCTACAATCCGGTGATCAAAGGCCATCTTGGGCAGATCAAGAAAGCGGTCAAGATCATGATGGAGGCCGAGCGCCCGGTCTTCTATACCGGTGGCGGGGTGGTGTTGGACGATGCCGCCAAACCGCTGACCGACCTCGTGGACAAGCTGGGGTTTCCGATCACCCAGACCCTGATGGGATTGGGGGCCTATCCGGGTAGTGGCAGGAACTTCCTCGGTATGCTCGGCATGCATGGCACCTACGAAGCGAATATGGCGATGCACGAGACCGACGTGCTGATCGCTGTCGGCGCCCGTTTCGATGACCGGGTCACCGGCCATGTAAAACAGTTTTGCCCGGATGCAACCATCATCCATATCGATATCGATCCTTCATCGATCTCCAAGAACGTCCGTGTCGACGTACCCATCGTGGGTCCGGTCAAACAGGTGCTTCGGGACATGCTGAAGGTGGTCGACGAAGGTGATGTGCAACCCGGGAAGCAAGCCTTGAAACAGTGGTGGGAGCAGATCGAAAAATGGCGCTCTATGGATTGTCTGAAGTATGACCAGAAGAGCGAGCAGATAAAGCCGCAGCATGCGGTCGAGATACTGCACAAGGTCACCAAGGGAGACGCCTATGTGACTTCCGATGTGGGTCAGCACCAGATGTTCGCAGCGCAATTCTATCGTTTCGACAAGCCGCGACGTTGGATCAACTCGGGAGGGCTCGGCACCATGGGTTTCGGCCTGCCCGCGGCGATGGGGGTTCAGATGGCCTTTCCGAAGGCCGAGGTGGCGGTGGTCACCGGCGAATCGAGTATCCAGATGTGTATCCAGGAGTTGGCGACCTGCCTTCAATACGAGCTGCCGATAAAGATAATTTTGCTGAATAACGGATATATGGGCATGGTGCGGCAGTGGCAGGAGTTTTTCTACGAGAGCCGCTACTCCCAGTCCGGCATGAGCGTGACACCGGATTTCGTCAAATTGACCGAGTCCTACGGTCACGTGGGCATGCGTGTTGATAAAACGAAGGATCTGGAGGGAGCGATGAAGGAGGCCTTCTCTCTCAAGGACCGGCTGGTCTTCCTGGATGTGGTGGTCGATCCCTCGGAGAATGTCTATCCGATGATTGCGGCAGGCAAGGGGCATCATGAGATGTATCTGTCACCCGGGAGTGAGTTGGTCTGA
- a CDS encoding phenylpyruvate tautomerase MIF-related protein — translation MPLLKITTNQPIDQDRLDQLLKHASESVAAVLGKPERYVMVSIEHNPQMLFAGSRDALAYLELKSIGLPDDQTRQISNALCQLMERQLSISPDRVYIEFSAAERHQWGWNSSTF, via the coding sequence ATGCCGCTGCTCAAGATCACCACAAATCAGCCTATCGACCAGGACAGGCTGGACCAGTTGCTTAAGCATGCCTCTGAATCAGTGGCAGCCGTCCTTGGTAAACCCGAGCGGTATGTCATGGTCAGCATCGAACACAACCCTCAAATGCTGTTTGCGGGCAGCCGTGACGCGCTGGCCTATCTGGAGCTGAAAAGCATTGGCCTTCCGGATGATCAGACACGGCAGATATCCAACGCCTTATGTCAGCTGATGGAGCGGCAACTGTCCATATCTCCCGACAGGGTTTACATAGAGTTCAGCGCCGCTGAACGCCATCAATGGGGCTGGAACTCCTCGACCTTCTAA
- the ilvN gene encoding acetolactate synthase small subunit, whose product MRHIISILLENESGALARVANLFSARGYNIESLTVAPTEDLSLSRMTLVTSGSDEIIEQITKQLNKLIDTVKLVDLTEGSHIEREMMMIKLRAERTQREEIKRLVDIFRGKIIDVTDTSYTVELTGAASKLNAFIEAVDEDLIIEVVRTGPSGIGRGPKGLGL is encoded by the coding sequence ATGAGACATATCATATCTATTCTATTGGAGAATGAGTCCGGCGCACTGGCACGGGTGGCAAATCTGTTCTCAGCGCGCGGCTACAACATCGAATCGTTGACGGTGGCGCCCACCGAGGATCTGAGTCTCTCCCGCATGACCCTGGTAACCAGCGGTAGTGACGAGATCATTGAACAGATCACCAAGCAGTTGAATAAGCTGATCGACACGGTAAAGCTTGTCGATCTCACCGAAGGCAGCCATATCGAACGTGAGATGATGATGATCAAGCTGCGGGCGGAACGTACCCAGCGTGAGGAGATCAAGCGCCTGGTGGATATATTCCGCGGCAAGATCATCGATGTCACCGACACCAGTTACACCGTCGAGCTGACGGGTGCGGCGAGCAAACTGAATGCCTTTATCGAAGCGGTGGACGAAGATCTGATCATCGAGGTGGTGCGCACCGGTCCCTCGGGCATCGGCCGCGGACCGAAGGGGCTGGGGCTCTGA
- a CDS encoding NupC/NupG family nucleoside CNT transporter, translating to MAMLQGLTGLFLIPLLAWLISENRQAFHWRVPVAGLILQLILALLLLKLSLFQALFIQLNQILLSLQQATEAGTGFVFGYLGGAESPFLASDGGSSFVLAFRALPLVLVISALSALLFYWRILPLVVRFFSWLLQKSLGIRGALGLGAAANVFVGMVESPLLIRPYLSKLTRSELFSLMTLGMATIAGTVLVLYASLLEGVIDNPVGHLLTASLISAPAAVMISRLMVPETQPGTAGELLDLQPFSSGMEAITNGTIEGLKLLANIVALLIVLVALVSLLNQMLELLPDIAGEPLSLQRLLGWLMAPLAWLMGIPWSEAITAGSLLGTKTVLNELLAYIDLIRLPADALSERSRLILIYALCGFANFGSLGIMLGGLGSMVPERRSEIVALGIKSIVAGTLATLLTGTVVGLIW from the coding sequence ATGGCCATGTTGCAGGGATTGACCGGTCTGTTCCTCATCCCCCTGCTGGCCTGGTTGATCAGTGAAAACAGACAGGCCTTCCACTGGCGCGTGCCGGTTGCCGGACTGATCCTTCAGCTGATTCTCGCACTGCTGTTGCTGAAACTCTCCCTGTTCCAGGCACTGTTTATCCAACTCAATCAGATATTGCTGTCACTGCAGCAGGCGACAGAAGCGGGTACCGGCTTCGTGTTCGGTTATCTGGGTGGCGCCGAATCCCCTTTTCTGGCGAGCGATGGCGGTAGCAGCTTCGTTCTCGCTTTTCGCGCCCTCCCGCTGGTGTTGGTGATCAGCGCCCTCTCAGCCCTGCTCTTCTACTGGCGGATACTTCCGCTGGTAGTGAGATTCTTCTCATGGCTGCTGCAGAAGAGCCTGGGTATCAGAGGCGCCCTGGGCCTGGGCGCGGCAGCCAATGTGTTTGTCGGCATGGTGGAATCGCCCCTGTTGATCCGCCCCTACCTGAGCAAACTCACACGTAGCGAACTCTTCAGCCTGATGACCCTCGGTATGGCAACCATCGCCGGCACCGTGCTGGTACTCTACGCCAGCCTCCTCGAGGGCGTTATAGACAATCCCGTCGGGCATCTGCTGACCGCCTCGTTGATCTCCGCACCCGCAGCCGTCATGATCTCCCGGCTGATGGTGCCCGAAACCCAGCCCGGCACGGCTGGTGAGCTGCTCGATTTGCAGCCGTTCAGCAGCGGTATGGAGGCGATCACCAATGGAACCATCGAGGGATTGAAACTGCTGGCCAACATTGTCGCCTTGCTGATTGTCTTGGTCGCTCTGGTCAGCCTTCTCAACCAGATGCTTGAGTTGCTGCCGGATATCGCAGGGGAGCCACTGAGCCTGCAACGCCTCCTGGGCTGGCTGATGGCCCCGTTGGCATGGCTCATGGGCATCCCCTGGTCGGAGGCGATCACCGCCGGTTCACTGCTGGGTACCAAGACGGTCCTCAATGAACTCTTGGCCTATATTGATCTTATCCGCTTACCGGCGGACGCCTTGAGTGAGCGCAGCCGCCTGATTCTCATCTACGCCCTTTGCGGATTCGCCAATTTCGGCAGCTTGGGTATCATGCTCGGTGGACTGGGATCGATGGTACCGGAACGTCGCAGCGAGATTGTTGCTTTGGGCATCAAGTCGATTGTCGCCGGCACACTGGCTACCCTGCTCACCGGTACGGTGGTCGGTCTGATATGGTGA
- the fabA gene encoding 3-hydroxyacyl-[acyl-carrier-protein] dehydratase FabA → MTRQNAYNRDELLSCGHGDMFGPGNAQLPTPNMLMMDRIIKITDDGGEFNKGEILAELDIQPDLWFFDCHFPGDPVMPGCLGLDAMWQMVGFFLAWIGNPGHGRALGVGEVKFTGQVLPTARQVTYHINIKRVIARKLVLGVADGVMKVDGREIYSAKDLRVGLFTSTDNF, encoded by the coding sequence ATGACCAGACAAAACGCTTACAACCGCGATGAGCTGTTGAGTTGCGGCCATGGTGATATGTTTGGTCCAGGCAATGCTCAGCTGCCGACACCCAATATGTTGATGATGGACCGTATCATCAAAATCACGGATGACGGCGGGGAATTCAACAAGGGCGAGATCCTGGCCGAACTCGATATCCAACCCGATCTGTGGTTCTTCGATTGCCATTTTCCCGGTGATCCGGTGATGCCGGGCTGCCTCGGACTCGATGCCATGTGGCAGATGGTGGGCTTCTTTCTCGCCTGGATTGGTAATCCGGGACACGGTCGGGCGCTCGGCGTCGGTGAAGTGAAGTTTACCGGCCAGGTGTTGCCCACTGCCAGGCAGGTTACCTACCACATCAACATCAAGCGGGTGATAGCCCGTAAGCTGGTTTTGGGTGTGGCCGACGGGGTGATGAAGGTCGATGGCCGTGAGATCTATTCCGCGAAGGACCTGCGTGTCGGTCTCTTCACCTCCACCGACAATTTCTGA
- a CDS encoding bifunctional aldolase/short-chain dehydrogenase: protein MKSLWNDVEAAACESELDLRVYSSRLLGADPSLVLHGGGNTSVKISEPNLFGEQQEVLYVKGSGWDLATIEREGFTPVRMDHLLRLAQLESLSDSEMINQLKTQQTLAAAPTASVEAILHAVLPFKYVDHTHADAIVTLTNTPQGERIIRELYGDRVVVIPYVMPGFDLAKSVATLFPCNAHQDTIGMVLMNHGLFTFGDTAQLCYERMIQLVDEAERHIQQSGAWELPQQCTEHEIKPQLLADLRKEISDVAGFPVILQSHREHAELAFCQRQDLAKISQRGPATPDHVIRTKQLPMLGRDVIEYVADYQRYFEHHAPSSRTPVEMLDPAPRVILDPELGMLCVGKNSRDAGIVADIYRHTMAIIQRAELLGGWQALQTQAIFDVEYWELEQAKLLKNSQSPPFQGEVALITGAASGIGRACVDSMLQRGAAVVGLDKTPDIVDQQTHADFLGLHCDISDIDSVKAALEQAVMRFGGVDMLVLNAGIFPGGCPVSELEDDQWRQVMGINLDANLSLLRTCHPYLKRAPHGGRIVVIGSKNVPAPGQGAAAYSASKAALTQLARVVALEWASDAIRINTLHPDAVFDTGIWTEEVLAARASHYGISIADYKKRNLMKCEISSKDVAELASELCDQRFSKTTGAQIPVDGGNDRVI from the coding sequence ATGAAAAGCCTTTGGAATGACGTCGAAGCAGCAGCCTGCGAGAGTGAACTGGATCTACGCGTCTACAGCTCCCGCCTGCTCGGTGCAGATCCATCGCTGGTGTTGCATGGGGGCGGCAACACATCGGTAAAAATCAGCGAACCAAACCTGTTCGGTGAGCAGCAGGAGGTCCTCTACGTCAAGGGCAGTGGCTGGGACTTGGCAACAATCGAACGTGAAGGTTTCACCCCCGTCCGCATGGACCATCTGCTGCGACTGGCTCAGCTCGAGTCACTCAGTGACAGCGAAATGATCAACCAGTTGAAAACCCAGCAAACCCTGGCCGCCGCGCCAACGGCGTCGGTAGAGGCGATCCTGCATGCGGTTCTCCCCTTCAAATATGTGGATCATACCCATGCAGATGCCATCGTAACACTGACAAACACGCCGCAAGGGGAGCGGATCATTCGTGAACTCTACGGCGACCGGGTGGTGGTCATTCCCTATGTGATGCCGGGTTTTGATCTGGCGAAATCTGTGGCGACACTGTTTCCGTGCAATGCCCATCAGGATACCATCGGCATGGTGTTGATGAACCATGGCCTGTTTACCTTTGGCGACACTGCGCAACTGTGCTATGAACGCATGATCCAGCTGGTTGACGAAGCCGAGCGCCATATACAGCAATCCGGGGCCTGGGAACTCCCTCAGCAATGCACAGAACATGAAATTAAGCCTCAGCTGCTGGCGGACCTGCGCAAGGAGATCTCCGATGTTGCAGGCTTTCCGGTTATCCTGCAGAGTCATCGGGAGCATGCTGAGCTTGCATTCTGCCAACGCCAAGACCTTGCAAAAATCTCCCAGCGCGGACCGGCCACACCCGATCATGTCATTCGCACCAAACAGCTGCCCATGCTGGGCCGTGATGTCATCGAATACGTCGCAGACTATCAACGCTACTTTGAACATCACGCCCCTTCCTCCAGAACCCCTGTGGAGATGCTGGATCCGGCCCCCAGAGTCATACTCGATCCGGAACTCGGCATGCTCTGTGTCGGCAAAAACAGCCGTGATGCAGGCATCGTGGCCGATATCTACCGGCACACCATGGCAATCATCCAGCGGGCCGAGCTGCTGGGCGGCTGGCAGGCCCTACAGACTCAGGCCATCTTCGATGTGGAGTACTGGGAACTCGAGCAGGCAAAACTGCTTAAAAACAGTCAGTCTCCCCCTTTCCAGGGGGAGGTGGCTTTAATCACCGGTGCTGCCTCGGGAATCGGCAGGGCCTGCGTCGATTCGATGCTGCAACGTGGCGCCGCAGTCGTCGGATTGGATAAAACACCGGATATCGTCGATCAACAAACACATGCGGATTTCCTTGGGCTGCACTGTGATATCAGCGACATCGACAGCGTAAAAGCGGCTCTGGAACAGGCAGTAATGCGTTTTGGGGGTGTCGATATGCTGGTTCTGAACGCCGGTATCTTCCCAGGTGGCTGCCCTGTATCGGAACTGGAGGATGACCAGTGGCGTCAGGTCATGGGCATCAATCTGGATGCAAACCTGAGCCTGCTGCGGACCTGCCATCCCTATCTGAAACGTGCACCCCACGGCGGCAGGATCGTCGTCATCGGATCGAAAAACGTACCCGCACCTGGCCAGGGAGCAGCCGCCTATTCCGCATCCAAGGCCGCGCTGACACAGTTGGCAAGGGTGGTTGCACTGGAGTGGGCGAGTGATGCCATTCGCATCAATACACTCCATCCCGATGCCGTTTTCGACACCGGCATCTGGACAGAAGAGGTCCTGGCCGCCAGGGCAAGTCACTATGGAATCAGCATCGCCGACTATAAAAAACGCAATCTGATGAAGTGTGAAATCAGCAGTAAAGATGTGGCAGAACTGGCATCGGAGCTTTGTGATCAGCGATTCAGCAAGACCACTGGCGCACAGATACCGGTGGATGGCGGCAATGACCGGGTGATTTAG